DNA from Candidatus Campbellbacteria bacterium:
AAAGTTTCCCTGACCAATAACGAGCGGGTAGCGGTACGAAAATAGTTGCGCCATGTTCACCATCGCATCGTACACAGACGCATCTCCGTGCGGGTGGTATTTTCCAAGCACTTCACCAACGACAGCGGCTGATTTTCGTGGCTTTGCTGTTGGAAGCAACCGCATGCCATACATGGCGTATAAAATTCTGCGATGCACTGGTTTAAGCCCATCTCGAACATCCGGCAACGCGCGCATTGTGATAACCGACATCGCATAGTCCAAATACGCCTCCTTCATTTCGGCAGAAATGCTACGAGAAACAATCCCTGATTCGGAGCGATCTGGCACTATATTTTCATCTTCTTTTGGTGTTTTGGAAGCCATGAAATACTACATTTTTACCCTATCATTATACACCAAAAAGACCCACAAATAAAGGGGATTTCTTCGCTTTTGGGTGTTTTAAAATGAGTTCTGCACGGTGCTTTTGAGCGAGTCCCAAAGAGAGGAAAATGTTTCTTTGGAGCTATTCAGTGGGGAAACTTTTTCTGAAATAACGGTGTCTGCGGGAGAGGAAATTTGATTGAGGTGTGCAAAAAATGAGACAAACCAAATACCAAAAATACACACCGTTATCCAAAAGGCAATCCACAATGCTATGGTACGACGTTCGTGTTCTGGGCGCTGTTGAATCTTTTGTAATAACGTAAACATACTGGGAATGTGCTACACCTGTGGAGAAAGCACAATAACCTCACCCTCTTTTTCAATCACTTCTTTTTTTCGCAAAGTTACCTTGTCTGTTGCCGAAGCCCCCGTTTCTCCCTCTTCTTTAAGAAACGCCTTGAGTGTGTCTGCTGTGTAGTGCATTGGAATCACCACATGTGGTTCAAGAGAAACGGAAAGTTTGTGAGCCGCACGCGCATCAAGAACGCCGTCTCCACCAATAGGAAGAAAGAGAATGTCAACATCATCCAGCACTTCATACAACTCTGAAGAAAGTTGTCCATCAGAAAGTGCACCACAAAAACACATCTTCATATCTTCCAATGTAACGAGGTACACCGTATTGAGTCTCTCTTTTCCGTCATACATACTCTTTGACGAATATCCGCGAATCACAATACCATTGAGTTCATATTCTCCTGGCCCACTGATAACTAGAGGACTGGCATCTCCGCGTGCAACCGTTTCCGCACCATTCATATCGGGGTGGTTCACCGAAACAAGCACAACATCTGCACCGTACGATGTTGCGGTGTGTTTTGATTTCTTGGATACGGGGTTAAATGCGAGGACCGCGTCTCCAAATTGAACTTTAAATGACTCTAGTGTGTTGTACGTAATTATCATATGTACGCAAAGTATACCAAAAAATGCCTTCCCCGTCCTCTTATATTCATACTACAAATATGTTTCTTTATTTTGCTTGTGCTCTTCAAACGTCTCAGCATAGTGGGTTACCCCATCCTTTCCATTGAGGTAATACCAATATGGTGTCTTTGTTGGAGAAAGTGCCGCTTCAATGGCACTTCGTCCTGGGTTGCTAATCGGTGTTGGTGGAAGTCCAACTCGTGTGTATGAATTGTATGGAGAATCAAGTTCCAAATCTGCACTCGTCAATTCGTGTGACTCCTTTCCAAGTGTGTACGCAAACGTAGCATCAACTTGTAATGCCATGCCAACATCAAAACGCTTCCAGAGAATGCCGGACACGCTACGCTGATCTTCTCTCCCACGTGCCTCCTCTTCTATAATAGATGCCATCGTTACTATTTCTTCCAAACTTCGACTTGATGATGCAATTGCATCTGCGTATTCGGCAAGAATGGTGTCTGATTTTTTGGAGAGTGTTGAGAGAACATCTTCTGGTGTTGTGTTTACAAAAAAGAAATACGTATCAGGAAACAAAAATCCCTCTTGGGTGTATGCGAGTGAAAAAAACTTTTGTTTGTCAAATGCTGGCAGATTTTTTGAAAGAATATCAGCCATAGTGGCAACGGTGATGCCTTCAGGGAGCACTACTTTAATCTGTTCCAAACGATAGTCACCGTGCGTGAGGCGATATGCAACCGCGAGTGTTCCTTGTGGTTTTTTAAAAAGGTAATCTCCCGCTCGAATATTTTCTGCACCACCGATGACTTCTGTAAGCACCCTGAGTAATGTTGTTGATGTAATAATACGTGCGCCTTTAAGCAACGATGCAGCCTCTACAAACGAAGCACCTTCTGGGATATTCACCAAGGAGTGCTCTGGGAACGGCTTCGGCGTATGCAACAAAATCAAAAGAAGCACAACGCCACACACCACACCAATGTTCATCATCATATTTCGAGACATACCTATACAGGAAGATTCATTGGTGGCTCTGCTTTTTGTGATTCAATACGACCAAATGTTGGTGTTTCTACAACGCCTCCAGGGAAGTGAAAAATGGTTGCTAATTCTTCGGCATTAAGTACAAACGGTTTTCGTTTGTAGGGTGCGTGAAAATAACTTCGTAAACGGTATGCCTCAAACATTTCCCGTTTCATTTTTGGAAGGCGTATTTTAAGTGGGTCCTGAATAATATAATCAAAACTTGTCCCTCGAACTTTTTTGAATCCGTTCAGGTGTGGTGTGTTGTACTGTGTCAGCACACCATTAAGCGCCCCTTTGTGTGACTTGTTGAAATAGTCTTTTTCCGCGACATACACTCCACGAATACCAACGTCAAACCCGAGCTTCGTTATGCTTCGTTCAAGTGCAGTTACAATATCTTTCTCCCCAGAAGTGAAGGTGACCAACGTACTTTCCTCATCATCATTTTTACCCTTTCCTTTGAGCGTTCTCTTGTCAATAATCTTCTTTATCTCACCCTTCACATCATCTTTCCACTTGTCAGTTTTTTCAAAGTGCTCTTTTGTCTTTTTTCCTATATCAAACACATCCTCAACCGACTTAAAATTAGCAAAAAATGAGCCTTCTTTGGTATCCTCTTTTTTGTGTGCACGAACAAGAATTTGTATCCATGCCTGTTCACCCTTACCCAAACCACCGAGATACTCTAGCACTGGGGCAATGGGGTCAATTTTAAATTCCTCTTTTGGATCTCTATCCAAACCATAATCAATGTACGTTTTAATTGGGTACGGATCTGGTTTGTTGAGTATAAATTCTGCGGCATAGAGGTCCGCCACATCGGGGTCATACAAAAATGCCAGCGTGTAGTCAGGAACTTCAACGACTTCTGTTTTCGGATACTGTGCGTAGATATGATTTTGAATATTTTTAACACTATTTCTCCATGTCCAAATAAAAAACTTCACCTGGCCTTCAAGAGACACAAGCTCAAGAGAAAACCATGCACGCACACCACCGTCCCAATATTTTTCAAGAAGGTTACCTTCACCGGGAATCGAATAGAGTGAGTTGAGAGCCATTTCCATTGCTGCGGGTGACTTACTCACTTCTCGCGGAACTTTAATTTCAAGAAGAACGGGTTCTTGTTTTGCCAAATATTTTGCCCTTCGATACCGCATCCACCCGCGCCACCCAGCATATCCAAACAGAATAGGTGCCCACAGAGGAGCAAGCTCAAACAAAAAACGGGAAGTGGTCCAGATGGGTTGTATACGTTCTAGAATATCGCCGAACATATAAGTATCATACCACACGCCCCCGCCTTCAAAATGAAGTGCGGGGGCTTTGGCGTGCCGAGATTAGGCGAGAACGTAGGTTCCGTCTGGATTCTTAGAGAAATATTTTGAATCCTGAAGATTAACAAGAATAGTATTTGGCTTTACGTAACGCTCCTTGAGTACTTTTGCAACAACGTCATCTTTTGTAAGAGCACCGTGTTCTTTAAGAATTTTCGTAATAACATCACGCACAACTCCCTGCATATATCCCCATTCCGCAAGTGCGTAGAGTCCGCGTCCCACGAGAACAAATCGGTCATCCTTAATAAGCTCGTTGTGTGTTGTCGCAACGTGCGCCTTCTTTTCAAAAAGTTCGTTGATTCGTTTAGCAACTTCGCTAAAGTGAAGTGGCGATCCGTGATTTCGAATAGCAAGATATGCAAAGTCACGAACTCCCTTTGGTGTAACATTTGGAGATGCTGAGTGTCCCCATTCTCCTAATGGATTACTGGAAACAACCTTTGACATAGTGAGCCATCGACGTGTCATTTCTTCAGTGCGATATACTTCAGCAACATTTTTTAAATGTGAGAGAAATGTGGCGATAACGTCTGATTCAGAAACAAGTTCCTCGTATGAAAGTGATGCGTAGAGTTGTTTCAATGCCTCTTCAACTTTTTCTGCCAAGTCAGTATCTGCGTGCCAGCGATGTTCAAAGTGTTCATCTTCTTTTCTTTTTTCAAAATCTTCCCCAACAACCAAAATAAAGTGGAAGTGGTTTCGCACACCAGCATCAGCTGAGAGGTGTGCGAGAAAATGTTCCTCAGATGCAATGCCACCAAAAAACATGAGCTCTTCTTTCAGTTCTGCAAACGCATTTTTATCTTTTGTGTATGCATCCGATTTTCGGATACTGCCGAGAGCGTAATTTTCAATCTGACGAACTCGTTCACGGGTAATACCATACAATTCGCCAATTGCCTCAAGTGTCATACGCTTCACCTTATCACCAAGACCATACCGTTTGATGAGAACATCCTGTGCACGTGCAGAAAGGGCACCAAGAAGACGCTTGGTTACCTGCTTTGAGTTAAAAGAAATTGCCGACTTTCGACCGGCAGATGGTGATACTTTTTTTAAGGTTTTTGACATGCGTGTATTAGTTATCTATTGATTGATACCTGCTAGTCTATCACTCTTGGGGGATATCGTCAAGGCTCTCGCGTAACGATACTTATAAGGCGATTGGGGATAAAAATGACCTTCTCAACAGTAACTTTCTCTAGGTACCGAGACAGCTTTTCATCCTTATAAATTAAGGCCAAAACGTCATCTTGGGTCACTCCGGGGATGGTCAAAACCTTACCCCGAACCTTACCGTTGACCTGCATTATAACATATATCTCTTTTTCTGCAAGTACTGACTCATCGTACGTCGGCCACGCTTGTATATGAACAGAATCCTGATGCCCGAGCTGTTGCCAAAGCTCTTCGGTAATATGTGGGGCAAAGGGAGCAAGAATACGCGCGAAGGTTTCAAAAGCTTCTTGTGGTATTCCCCTTTCTTTCTCCAGAGCATTAAGACAAATCATGAGTGCCGAAACAGCGGTGTTAAACTTAAACGATTCTATTTCATCCGTCACTTTCTTAATTGTTTGATGAAGAACTCGCTTACCACTCTCAGATAGCTCATCAGCGCCAATCTTACTTGCCATTTTCCATACTCGTTCAATAAATCTTCGTACTCCAATGATACCGTCGGAGCTCCAGGGATACGAACCAACTTCATTGTATGGTCCAATGAATGCAAGATACATACGAACGGTATCCGACCCAAGTTGTGCAACTACCGCATCTGGATCAATAACGTTTCCTTTACTCTTACTCATTTTGTTTCCATCAGGACCAAGAATGAGTCCGCGATTCATTCGCTTCAGGTACGGTTCCGAGTCACGAACAAGCCCGAGGTCAAAAAGAACTTTGTGCCAAAATCGAGAATACAGCAAGTGCATTGTTGTGTGTTCGGCCCCACCAGAATAAAACGCAACAGGCATCCACATATCTTGTTTTGCTCGGGACGCAAACTCTTTCTCATTCTTTGGGTCGGTGTATCGAAGAAAATACCACGAAGAATCAATGAATGTATCCAACGTATCTGTTTCGCGTTGTGCATCTCCGCCACATGTTGGACACTTCACATTCACCCAACTTTCTGCTTTTGCGAGAGGCGACTTACCATCCCCCATTGGAAGATAGTCGTCAATTTCGGGAAGTATCACAGGAAGGTCTTTCTCTGGAACAGGAACTGGACCACATTTCTCACAATGGATAATTGGAATGGGACAACCCCAATATCGTTGACGTGACACAATCCAATCACGCATACGGTACGTTGTTTTCATTTCCCCACCAACAGATTCGGTAATTTCTCTTTTTACTTCTTCAGTATTTTTTCCATTGAATTGGTTTGAATTCACCAATACTCCGTGACCTTCGTAACAGCGCTCGCCTTTTTTTATCAAATCAAGCTCTGAAAGACGATGTCGTTCCGAAGTTTGTGCTACTGTTTCGTCTTCTAATTGGTGAGGAGCAAACGTCGGATACCCCCACGTGTCTACATCGTGCTCGTTCAAAGGATCGATAACGTGGACCATTGGCAACTCGTAACGCCGTGCAAACTCATAATCTCGTCTGTCGTGTGCAGGGACGGCCATAATGGCACCTGTCCCATATGATGCGAGTACGTAATCAGCAATAAATATTGGAATCTCTTCTTTGTTTGCTGGATTAATCGCAACAACACCCTCAAGCTTCACACCCGTCTTTTCTCTTCCCTCCGCCATACGATCAATCTCCGCTTTCTTGCGTGACTCTGTCGCATATTTTTGCACTTCCGCAAAATTGGAAATAGTACCTTTTAGTTTTTCTACCAATTCATGCTCGGGTGCGAGCACAAGGTAGGTTGCACCAAATAGCGTGTCCGGACGAGTTGTAAACACCTCAACAAAATCTAATTTTTCGAATTTCGAATTTCGAATTTCGAATTTAATCTGTGCACCTTCTGACGCACCAATCCAATTTCGTTGTGCTTCTTTAATCGCTTCTGGATACTGGAGTGTGTCTAAGTCAGACAATAGTCGTGGTGCGTAGTCGGTAATTTTAAGATTCCATTGTTTCATCAAACGCTTCTCAACTTCTGTTTCACACCGTTCACAGTGTCCCGCAACCACTTGCTCATTTGCGAGCACCGTCTTGCATGAGGGACACCAGTTTACCTCCGTTTCTTTTTGATATGCCAAACCTTTATTGTAGATTTGCAGAAAGAGCCACTGTGTCCATTTGTAGTACGATGGATCACACGTCACCACTTCGCGCGACCAATCAAACGATGCACCCATTGAACGAAGTTGGTTGCGCATGTACTCAATATTGCCAAGTGTCCACTCGCGCGGATTCAATTTGTTTTTAATCGCAGCGTTTTCAGCGGGCAAACCGAATGCATCAAACCCCATTGGGTAGAGCACATTGAAACCCTTCATGCGTTTGTACCGCGCAAAAATATCTGGAACAGAAAATGCATACCAATGTCCCACATGCAGGTTTCCCGACGGATAGGGAAACTCAATTAACGAGTAGAACTTGGGGCGTTTGTCTTCATCCTGCGCACGGAAAAGCTCTTGCCTCTCCCACTCTTTACGCCATTTCTCTTCAATTTTTTTGTGGTCGTAGGATT
Protein-coding regions in this window:
- a CDS encoding MBL fold metallo-hydrolase, whose amino-acid sequence is MIITYNTLESFKVQFGDAVLAFNPVSKKSKHTATSYGADVVLVSVNHPDMNGAETVARGDASPLVISGPGEYELNGIVIRGYSSKSMYDGKERLNTVYLVTLEDMKMCFCGALSDGQLSSELYEVLDDVDILFLPIGGDGVLDARAAHKLSVSLEPHVVIPMHYTADTLKAFLKEEGETGASATDKVTLRKKEVIEKEGEVIVLSPQV
- the mltG gene encoding endolytic transglycosylase MltG, which gives rise to MSRNMMMNIGVVCGVVLLLILLHTPKPFPEHSLVNIPEGASFVEAASLLKGARIITSTTLLRVLTEVIGGAENIRAGDYLFKKPQGTLAVAYRLTHGDYRLEQIKVVLPEGITVATMADILSKNLPAFDKQKFFSLAYTQEGFLFPDTYFFFVNTTPEDVLSTLSKKSDTILAEYADAIASSSRSLEEIVTMASIIEEEARGREDQRSVSGILWKRFDVGMALQVDATFAYTLGKESHELTSADLELDSPYNSYTRVGLPPTPISNPGRSAIEAALSPTKTPYWYYLNGKDGVTHYAETFEEHKQNKETYL
- the leuS gene encoding leucine--tRNA ligase gives rise to the protein MESYDHKKIEEKWRKEWERQELFRAQDEDKRPKFYSLIEFPYPSGNLHVGHWYAFSVPDIFARYKRMKGFNVLYPMGFDAFGLPAENAAIKNKLNPREWTLGNIEYMRNQLRSMGASFDWSREVVTCDPSYYKWTQWLFLQIYNKGLAYQKETEVNWCPSCKTVLANEQVVAGHCERCETEVEKRLMKQWNLKITDYAPRLLSDLDTLQYPEAIKEAQRNWIGASEGAQIKFEIRNSKFEKLDFVEVFTTRPDTLFGATYLVLAPEHELVEKLKGTISNFAEVQKYATESRKKAEIDRMAEGREKTGVKLEGVVAINPANKEEIPIFIADYVLASYGTGAIMAVPAHDRRDYEFARRYELPMVHVIDPLNEHDVDTWGYPTFAPHQLEDETVAQTSERHRLSELDLIKKGERCYEGHGVLVNSNQFNGKNTEEVKREITESVGGEMKTTYRMRDWIVSRQRYWGCPIPIIHCEKCGPVPVPEKDLPVILPEIDDYLPMGDGKSPLAKAESWVNVKCPTCGGDAQRETDTLDTFIDSSWYFLRYTDPKNEKEFASRAKQDMWMPVAFYSGGAEHTTMHLLYSRFWHKVLFDLGLVRDSEPYLKRMNRGLILGPDGNKMSKSKGNVIDPDAVVAQLGSDTVRMYLAFIGPYNEVGSYPWSSDGIIGVRRFIERVWKMASKIGADELSESGKRVLHQTIKKVTDEIESFKFNTAVSALMICLNALEKERGIPQEAFETFARILAPFAPHITEELWQQLGHQDSVHIQAWPTYDESVLAEKEIYVIMQVNGKVRGKVLTIPGVTQDDVLALIYKDEKLSRYLEKVTVEKVIFIPNRLISIVTREP